A window from Setaria italica strain Yugu1 chromosome VIII, Setaria_italica_v2.0, whole genome shotgun sequence encodes these proteins:
- the LOC105915010 gene encoding uncharacterized protein LOC105915010, translated as MGVYTFSYPLVGYTVGLMKSSSLYYEDFTVWAVFLLLLLGTTDNLTVCRLSDVDNWKSIHVKHILKGFWLVVIILRISNNEDWIYGKKLPYRYPLYAIVLVVILKGYVRIASMRMVSKSYLCKKVKVIAEYMQQQHKDNLAVPFDPVIMEGYRYIVAGEKYYMKRWPGCTPCYKGGDLMVITVEKIWQCTGRLLVLERGKLLKDLCLSMALSKMLNRRFVGFRLSEAGHEKTHDFVFKGLLAGDRPHQRAFRVIEEELVFVHDFYYTRYSYLYQKGRYIALCLPIVMLALCSWLTYLLVKHYESRSVQAATIFVTVIVAFLEAYQLYLYISSGWFKVALIQSYINTPFLRRSRCLEMIIGLLLRLKAFAPWKRNLGQYCILQEVGRKHRARNCLHYATLRLLDKASKNGLKKSEKVSETVKKAIVDSLLGSNGNLTNGVTSLQNNGVNFLSWACDVSTTDGAVARTIVVWHIATTLCEQKLNKQAKEEDAVETASTLSKYCMHLLAFAPNLMPDHIFISESILDQSINEASKLLKEAKDKKIKGKNKKIEGRCEILMEVNTHGCVGDEKKLVAQGVHLARQLIDDIQDFKTRWKVLSDFWAEMMLYVSPSDDAREHLEVLAKGGEFITHLWALLTHAGVLKRGRTEAKDVV; from the coding sequence ATGGGAGTCTACACGTTCTCCTATCCCCTGGTGGGCTATACCGTTGGGTTGATGAAATCTTCCAGTTTGTACTACGAAGACTTCACTGTGTGGGCAGTGTTCCTTCTTCTGCTCCTCGGCACCACGGACAACCTCACGGTTTGCCGCCTCAGCGATGTCGACAACTGGAAGAGCATCCACGTCAAACACATCCTTAAGGGATTCTGGCTGGTGGTAATCATTCTGAGGATTAGCAATAATGAGGATTGGATCTACGGCAAGAAACTTCCCTACAGGTATCCGTTGTATGCCATCGTGTTGGTCGTCATCCTCAAGGGGTATGTGAGGATCGCTTCCATGAGGATGGTGAGCAAATCCTACCTCTGCAAGAAGGTGAAGGTGATCGCCGAatatatgcagcagcagcacaaggaCAACCTGGCGGTGCCCTTTGATCCTGTAATCATGGAAGGCTACCGGTACATTGTCGCTGGCGAGAAGTACTACATGAAGCGGTGGCCTGGTTGCACACCATGTTACAAGGGGGGCGACTTAATGGTTATCACCGTGGAGAAGATCTGGCAGTGCACAGGAAGGCTGCTGGTCCTTGAGCGGGGCAAGCTGCTCAAGGACTTGTGCCTCTCTATGGCACTCTCCAAGATGCTCAACCGAAGGTTTGTTGGCTTCAGGCTCTCAGAGGCGGGGCATGAGAAAACCCATGACTTTGTGTTCAAAGGCCTGCTCGCCGGGGACAGGCCACATCAGAGGGCCTTTAGGGTCATCGAGGAAGAGCTTGTTTTTGTCCATGACTTCTATTACACAAGGTATTCTTACCTCTACCAAAAGGGTCGATACATTGCCCTCTGTCTGCCCATCGTCATGCTTGCCTTATGCTCGTGGCTCACCTATCTGCTCGTCAAGCACTACGAGAGTCGCTCTGTGCAGGCCGCCACCATATTTGTAACTGTTATCGTGGCATTCCTGGAGGCATACCAGCTCTACCTGTACATATCGTCAGGTTGGTTCAAGGTGGCACTAATACAGAGCTACATAAACACACCATTTTTGCGAAGAAGCCGTTGCCTTGAGATGATCATAGGCCTTCTTTTGAGGTTGAAGGCGTTTGCACCATGGAAACGCAATCTTGGGCAGTACTGTATCCTCCAGGAGGTTGGCCGCAAACATAGGGCTAGGAATTGTCTCCATTATGCTACTTTGCGCCTGCTGGACAAGGCTAGCAAGAATGGACTTAAGAAATCAGAAAAGGTGTCTGAAACTGTGAAGAAAGCCATCGTTGATTCCCTGTTAGGAAGCAACGGCAACCTAACGAATGGGGTAACATCGCTGCAAAACAATGGCGTCAATTTTCTCTCATGGGCATGCGATGTTAGTACTACTGACGGAGCGGTGGCTCGCACCATTGTGGTCTGGCACATTGCTACAACCCTGTGCGAGCAGAAGCTGAATAAACAAGCCAAAGAAGAAGACGCTGTCGAAACAGCCTCCACTTTATCCAAGTACTGCATGCATCTCCTTGCTTTTGCACCTAACCTCATGCCCGACCACATCTTCATATCAGAATCCATACTTGATCAGTCAATCAATGAAGCAAGCAAGTTACTGAAAGAGGCCAAGGACAAGAAGAtcaagggcaagaacaagaagatcgAGGGCAGGTGTGAGATACTAATGGAAGTTAACACCCATGGTTGTGTTGGTGATGAAAAAAAGCTTGTTGCGCAGGGCGTTCATCTTGCAAGGCAACTGATTGATGACATACAAGACTTCAAAACACGGTGGAAGGTGCTATCTGATTTCTGGGCGGAGATGATGCTGTATGTCTCGCCATCCGACGATGCTCGGGAGCACCTGGAAGTTCTTGCAAAAGGAGGGGAGTTCATCACGCACCTTTGGGCGCTGCTCACGCATGCCGGTGTGCTGAAGAGAGGCCGTACAGAGGCAAAGGATGTTGTCTGA
- the LOC111258266 gene encoding wall-associated receptor kinase 2-like, with product MTQLQVLWLLLSPALVLSQVPAPVVSETQRAPPPGCPTTTMCGGVTIHYPFGLSEACSWDKSFTLSCNDNFSPPRPYLGNIEVMDITVETGEMRVYSAVAHRCFNSSKTVSVVSKSRTTFNFAGTPFLVKPGRNEFTGIGCYNLALLRGKEDRSYFSGCLTTCTSLDEAASAGNSNGCTGLGCCQILTPSDLNVIDVDWSTHKNSAWTYSPCGYALVAEKGWYKFSLNDLNGTGEMAYNVRVGDRSAPLVLDWAINVSRDGACVSSNSYSVTVRDGQGYLCNCSEGYQGNPYVKDGCKNINECLRPELYPCPSGSNCKDREGSYMCRCKFGRRGKDCRPIFPAPAAAVLATTVASLFLALLLWSIYKDRKRQIRTAFFDRNGGKILKGAAGINIFTEQQLKKFTNHYDTLIGRGAFGMVFMGTTDEKQRVAVKRSIVEGKELRGRGKNLQHGEDIVNEITFQFRNCHPNLVRLVGCCLETNIPVLVFEFISNGNLYNLLHVSTHKVVPLRTRLKIAIGSAEALAYIHSHGDHDCVHGDVKSANILLDDNLMPKVSDFGSSKLLSMDNYAMAVAADMSYVDPVYMKTERFVKKSDVYSFGMVLLELITRKTVKYGRSRINSLPMDFVRCCKEKGSGREMYDTAISSHGDPQCHHCIDCLDKIGALAVRCLKEDVDDRPTMAEVVHELKLAAEAVEKCKQHVNLIACDRSFCLEAC from the exons ATGACACAACTGCAGGTTCTGTGGCTTCTTCTTTCTCCCGCCCTAGTACTCTCCCAGGTGCCAGCACCGGTTGTCTCTGAAACGCAGCGAGCACCACCACCGGGCTGCCCTACCACTACCATGTGCGGCGGCGTAACCATTCACTACCCCTTCGGCCTGAGCGAAGCCTGCTCTTGGGACAAATCCTTCACCCTCTCCTGCAATGATAACTTTAGCCCTCCAAGACCGTACTTGGGCAACATCGAGGTGATGGACATAACGGTGGAGACAGGCGAGATGCGCGTCTACAGCGCCGTCGCGCACCGCTGTTTCAACTCGTCGAAGACCGTCTCCGTCGTCAGTAAGTCACGGACGACGTTCAACTTCGCTGGCACGCCTTTCCTGGTAAAGCCAGGGAGGAACGAGTTTACCGGCATCGGGTGCTACAACCTGGCGCTGCTCCGTGGCAAGGAAGACAGGAGCTACTTCAGCGGTTGCTTGACGACGTGCACTAGCCTGGATGAAGCTGCGTCTGCCGGCAACAGCAATGGCTGCACAGGACTCGGCTGCTGCCAGATACTTACCCCGAGCGACCTCAACGTGATAGATGTAGATTGGTCGACGCACAAAAACTCTGCATGGACTTATAGCCCCTGCGGCTACGCCTTGGTGGCCGAGAAGGGATG GTACAAATTCAGCCTGAACGACCTGAATGGTACTGGAGAGATGGCATATAACGTACGGGTTGGTGACAGAAGCGCCCCTTTGGTGCTTGACTGGGCCATCAATGTTTCCAGGGATGGAGCCTGCGTCAGTTCCAACAGCTACAGCGTCACCGTGAGAGATGGCCAGGGGTATCTCTGCAATTGCTCCGAGGGATACCAAGGGAATCCATACGTCAAGGATGGCTGCAAGA ATATCAACGAATGCTTACGTCCAGAATTATATCCTTGTCCAAGTGGCTCCAATTGCAAGGACAGAGAAGGTAGCTACATGTGTCGATGCAAATTTGGCCGAAGAGGAAAGGACTGTCGTCCCATATTTCCCGCGCCTGCTGCTGCAGTACTAG CAACCACTGTCGCAAGCCTTTTTCTGGCGCTCCTACTCTGGTCCATTTACAAGGATCGAAAGCGGCAAATAAGGACAGCTTTTTTCGACCGAAACGGGGGTAAAATACTGAAGGGTGCAGCTGGGATCAACATATTCACAGAACAGCAGCTGAAGAAGTTCACAAACCACTACGACACCCTCATCGGAAGAGGTGCCTTCGGCATGGTGTTCATGGGAACCACCGACGAAAAGCAGAGAGTTGCGGTTAAACGGTCCATCGTAGAAGGCAAGGAACTTCGTGGAAGAGGGAAGAACCTTCAGCACGGGGAGGACATTGTGAACGAGATCACCTTCCAGTTCCGGAACTGCCACCCAAACCTGGTCCGGCTTGTCGGCTGTTGCTTGGAGACAAACATCCCTGTGTTGGTCTTCGAGTTCATCAGTAACGGGAACCTCTACAACCTGCTGCATGTTTCAACGCACAAGGTTGTCCCGCTACGGACACGCCTCAAGATTGCCATCGGATCTGCAGAAGCTCTTGCCTACATCCACTCGCATGGTGATCACGACTGCGTCCACGGTGATGTCAAGTCTGCCAACATCCTCCTAGATGATAACCTCATGCCCAAGGTCTCCGATTTCGGATCGTCCAAGCTTTTGTCGATGGATAACTATGCCATGGCTGTGGCAGCAGATATGAGCTACGTGGACCCAGTGTATATGAAGACGGAACGTTTTGTGAAGAAGAGTGACGTCTACAGCTTTGGCATGGTTCTCCTTGAGCTGATCACCCGGAAGACTGTCAAGTATGGCAGAAGTAGAATCAATAGCCTCCCCATGGACTTTGTCAGGTGTTGTAAGGAGAAGGGCAGTGGAAGGGAGATGTACGACACAGCCATTTCATCTCATGGCGACCCTCAATGTCATCACTGCATAGATTGCCTTGACAAGATCGGCGCCCTGGCGGTTCGGTGTCTCAAGGAAGATGTGGATGACAGACCTACAATGGCAGAGGTTGTGCACGAATTGAAGCTAGCGGCAGAGGCAGTGGAGAAATGCAAGCAGCATGTGAACTTAATAGCATGCGATCGCTCATTTTGTTTGGAGGCATGTTAA